From Rhodanobacteraceae bacterium, the proteins below share one genomic window:
- a CDS encoding DinB family protein, which translates to MNTPFADAFRYKAWANQELLDHGERQWRSLPEEDARFFVRILNHTHVVDRIFIGHITGRPHGFNADNTAETPTLAALRTSMAQTDGWLVEYAARADEAELARDIPFVFTDGDHGRMRVDEMLLHLLTHGSNHRGMAARVLATHGLERPRDTFTRFLHLDDPSRRGGASEPGAA; encoded by the coding sequence ATGAACACTCCGTTCGCCGACGCCTTCCGCTACAAGGCATGGGCGAACCAGGAATTGCTGGATCACGGCGAACGGCAATGGCGATCGCTGCCGGAAGAGGATGCGCGCTTCTTCGTGCGCATCCTCAACCACACGCACGTGGTCGATCGCATCTTCATCGGCCACATCACCGGCAGGCCGCACGGATTCAATGCCGACAACACGGCGGAAACGCCCACGCTCGCTGCGTTGCGGACCTCGATGGCACAGACGGATGGATGGCTCGTCGAATACGCCGCGCGCGCGGACGAAGCGGAACTCGCCCGCGACATCCCGTTCGTTTTCACCGACGGCGACCACGGCCGCATGCGCGTGGATGAAATGCTGCTGCACCTGCTCACCCACGGCAGCAATCATCGCGGCATGGCCGCGCGCGTGCTGGCCACGCACGGACTGGAGCGGCCGCGCGACACCTTCACGCGTTTCCTGCACCTCGATGATCCGTCGCGCCGTGGCGGCGCGTCGGAACCTGGTGCGGCGTGA